The genomic segment ATGATGAAAAGGAACTAGCATTATTTCTATGTATGGAGGACAAAGAAGCCAGTAATGCCACTGGAAAGATAGTCCAAAAAGGTGAGGGCACCCCACATATTCCTTCCATGAAAGGTTACTTGGGACCAACAGTTGATTATGCATGCAGTATTTCAGTTTAGAATCCTACCTCTACAGCAAAACGTGCCCAGATCTTGTCATTTCGAGTTTCCATCACCCCCTTCAGGATTGTCAAACCCAATCCCCTAATTAAATCAGCTATCTCTAGAAAGAAGCCCCGTTCTTCACAAAGCATCTGTCATAAGAGGAAATACAAGATTCAACATATAGGATAAAAGAAACTTGTTAAAACCAACAACTCCAATATctgagtgaagaaaaaaaaaggtgctgTTACCTCCACGAGCATCTGACGAGGTGGATTCAGATCTTCAACTATGATAGGACAAACCATAGATTGTGAACCAACTTCAAATGCCCATGTTGCCCCTCCCTCAAAATTTTCCTTCAAAAGCAGTCCACTTTCCTTGTTAAGAAGCTGCAAATTTACAAGAACAAAATACACAATCAGAAACATTTCTCTCGTTAGTAATTGTTCAAAGCACAAAATGTCAAAAACTAAGCTAGATATAAGAGTAATTTAATCATTTCCAATATACATTATCTGTGCATAAATCCTGACTGATGTCCTTGATAACTGTACTTGATATGACAGATATCCccatatcaagtttatgccaaTGAAATTTTGTAGGCATTCCCCATTCCTGCCCCCAATACCCATATGCAGCGGTACTAGACATTGTTTTGACAAAACAAGAGTATTATGTTCCCTCCATTAAGTTTAGAATGGGcaggaaacaaaagaaacacCAGTACAAATTGTCATGGATAAGATTATACATATAAATAGTGTATGCAAGTGATACCTTGGAGTCCCCAGTTTGTTTCAGTTTATCTGCATGCTTCGTCACGCTTTGCAAGAAAAGCATATGCTTGATTGTGCGTTCAAGCAGAGCATCTATGCTACACTGTTAGACCACAGTAACAGAAAGAATAGTATCAAATCTGACTGTCATCGTTAGCTATCACAGGAAAAAGACATGCAGCAGAAGGATTAAAGAAATGCATTACTTTTGCTCCATTTGGTACAATCTCACGCAACTCCTTAACACGATCTTGGATCATCTGACGATCTTTCGGCCTAGGTCTTGGGTTCTCTCCAGCTTTAAGCCTTTTGCGATTTGGCTTGCTTGTTTCATCGTTTTTCTTGGAAAATGCAGTTGAAACGCTACAATCATGCCCTGCATTATGCCCTTGCTCAACCCAGGAACTCAGTTGGGACCCATAAATGGAAGTAGTTTGAGAACAAGTTCCTACATCATCCTTGCTGCAGCCAGATCTAAAAGAGCTAGATGCTATGGTCCCTGCTCTTTTAGGCAGGCTAATTAACTCCCTTTGCACCTGATCACACATTCCAATCCTGCCATAGTTGGCAGAACCACCGGGAAAGGACGGCGTACTAATCTTTGTCAATGTTGTTCTGCAAGAAATATTATCATCTGAGCTCTGTTTGGCAGCAGAGTGTGCCTTAGATACCACAGCATCTAAAAGATGGTCAGTACCCAGGTCAGAGAACATGTTACTGTCTGAGACTCCTCCAGTAAGTGAAAAAAGATCAGAATTTGCCTCCCGGATGCTCATAAATGTTGAAGCATCTTTAAACATATCTTGTGTCTTCTTCACACACGGTTCATCCCCAAGTAAATTATTCCACTTGCCGTtgagtaatttgtttttaaattccaCACCCAAAATATCATACAAGTCATCCCCAGAGGGAGGTTGAGCACATGGTTCCTCGCGCTTAGCATTTACAGTGACAGTATTCTGACTTCCAGATGCGCTCATCAGGCAATCATTAACGGAACCAAGAACATTCTCGCTCAAATATACATGTTCACCTGGTTGAGTCAGCGGGACATTAAGTGCTTGAAATAAATCACCTTCAATCTTTTTTTCCATTGTAGTTGCTTCCTTTTTAGTAGGCTTCACATCTGTGTGGGGATATTCAAGATTGGAACCCCTTGAAAGAATGCCACTCGCACTTGATTGATCCAACAGACCAGATAAATGATCATCCTCTGCCCTTGAAGAACCTACATTTTGAGTCCCAACCCCTGCCAGCAGCGTGGATGAGTGATTGATATCTGCCAATTTCTGTGGTTTTAATAAGGAACAAAGATTGGAGTTTGCTCTTCTCTTAGTGCCCACTTCACTAGGTAACTGTCCAGATATATGAGAACCTCCAGTAGAAGTAAGAAAATGGCCTTCATTTGTCCTTGGGTGGGCCATAGTAAGGCCATTTGATTCATTTTTATAGTGGCTAACATGATTTTGTGCACCAACATCAGAGAAAATCTGCTGTTCCAGTAATTTTAGTATGCTACTATTGGTATTTGACTGACTAATAATTGGTCGATGATTGAATCCAAGTCTTAAACTGCTTGAAGCAGTCTGGTGGTTCAGCCACGCACCAGGATTTGAGGGGATCACTTCAGCTCCAACAACTCCATTTGCTAGTTGGCCCATGAATGGATTGTCTGGCTTCACAAGTGAGGTAATTTTTGGTTCACGGAAGTCATCACAAGATTTAGCTAAAATTCCAGTTGCATTGGGGATATGAATGGCTGAAGAAGTAGCATGTTGATCATCCTGAACCTGTCTATTTTGAGAACAAGAAGGTTGACCAACAATTCTAGAAGCCTCCTGAGATGAGATTATTTGTTGGTTGCAGCTGTCTGCCAAGGAAGGAGTGGAGCTTGGCACCTTATAAGTTCCAGAAAAACACACAGGAAGAGCCATTCCACAGGAAATAGGCATTCCAATTCTTTCTGTGGTTTCTTTTTCCATATGGTTGTCAGACAGAAGTGCTCCAGGGACACACCCTAGTTGCAGGATCAAACTCTTCACGTTATTCACGAACCCAATATTCTCCAGAATCTGAcagtaaagataaaatataaatatacaaagaGCATCAGGAAAAATTCTTTGACATAATGAATAAGTGACCAGTGCCATAGAATATTGAAATCACAGGTATAGCTGTAGAATCAGTGGTGATGAATAAGTTAGAAATAGATTGCCTCGGAACTCTACATTAACTCCAATAAACAGTTATGCAAATATATGATggctatattgaaaaaaaaaatagtgaccAGAAGGaatttaataaaaccaaaacccaaaTTGGACACCTTTATGAAACAAGCAGAGTGGAAAAGACCAAaagatataagaaaaataaatctaaccAACAAGTGATATTATTTGCACAATATATCATTgcaattgaaaattcaattcattAGCACATCGAAACAACTGAATAACAAGGACTTACAGCCAAGGAAGAACCAAGTTGAAGTACACCATGAGGACAAACAGGAATAACAGCAAttgtctgccaaaaaaaaaaaaactttcatggAAGGCAGATTGAAGATTGTTGCAGAAATTAGAACATATGGGAAGCTTACAAACCTGCATCCCAGCTGAAAACTGGTGATGAACCTCATTTAAAACCTGTAGAACAGACAAGATTGAAGTTATAACAAGTTCAACTACTAACAGTGCAGCCGCATTGCATTTCACAGGAAGAAGTACACGCTACTATTGCATTAAGATGTTGTCGTTTAACTTtccatcaaaataatagaattcCACAATTTCCTCTCTGTTAAATTCAGTTACGAATTATCATTAGAGTATGTGTACTAAAGATGATcaggagaaaacaaaaaatagaacttTCAATGGACTCCAGCTAGCAAATTGTGCAACTAAGAATGGCTAATGGATACTGATATGCAATCTCAATTAGTGTAAAACATTATTCCATAGCACAGGATGAAAACTTATGTAGCGTACTTCTGGAGGATGGGCATCTTTACTGTAATTATTTGCAAGAATCCACTCATGGTTTCCTGTAAACGCAACACGCCCAACGATTctggaaaaataacaaatcagaCTTTCAATTGTGCACAACAGGCAGTCATAATGTGAAACTAAAATGTAAGGTAcatgaaatggaagaaaaacatACCCTTCGCCTACAATATTAACCTGATTATTCACCATCATTTTGTTAATAAGCGAACAGAGTCTACCCCCCGCTTGAATTCCAAGCTGAGAGGAGTGAACATCAGAACCAAAGTGTCCTTCCCACTCTCCAAAAGGAAGTGCTAGGTTCTCAGTTCCAGAAGTACTTGGGGGAACTGAACATGATGTTGGCTCGTAGTGACATTCCTCCCAGATTAACAACCTgcaaattaacataatatctcAGATCATTCAGCTCTATAACAGAATTTAGCAAGTAACTAAGACCAAAAAATAAATCCCACCTTCTGTTTAGTTACCAAAAcgccaaaaggaaaaaaaaattagataccATTTtctattatgatttttcttcccCTTTTCTTAACATCTTCTCAGGATCCAAACAGaagataacaaaagaaaataaacgcAACCATTCAGCAGAATCTTCAGTTGCTGATAAAATCGTAACTATTTCTTTCTATTCAAAACCAAGATAACAGGACGAAATGGAATCAAGCAAGCTAGGAAGAAATGGAATCAGTAGATTTGAAGAACATAAAATCATTCCAATACAGAAAGGGTTTAGTCAAACCAATACAAATCAACTTTTTACTTAGATTCTTAAAGACAAAACAGAATAAACCAAAACACAAGGTTCcaaaaacagaggaaaagaaAGGGTGTATTAGATTGCGCATCCCACATAAGACAACAGTGACCAATCAGACTTCTGaccgaaaaagaaaaggaaaaaaaaaagaacaaccaGACTTTAACATATCATTCAAAGACCAAAATAGCCTAAACAGAAAAAATACTGAAGCTGGACCCTCTTATTGTTTGGTCACCGAGAAAATACTTCAAGAACAAAACCCAGAATCCCATGTTAACTCCAGAACAGACAAAGGTAAAATCACTCATCAGATCCTCTTTGTTTGGTCACTCGGAAAATACAggaaaagcacaaaaaaaagtaaaagaaaacccCAGCAAAAGATACACCACAAATTCCACTGTTCCCTCTATTTTCCTAACAACCAAGcagaaaagcacaaaaaaactcagaataaatgtaaaaacccagaaaacagaAAGccttaaataaattcaaagtttcaccccttttttttcttcgttcAACTCCATTTTCTTAGCAACCAACCATaccaaagaaagaagaagaaaaaacttacTTAGGATTCTGGCATCCGATCTTCCAAAAAACAGCATAACACCATTGATTAACACCACAAAGTATCTTCAAAACTTCTCTCAACAAAAGACCCATCTCACAATTTCAAACTGACCTCCAAATCAAGGCTTTCCTTAAACAACGAGAACAACAACTTAATAGCACGAAAAGAGTAACAAAAGTGGAGTCGCTGGTTTGTATCTGGTCAGAGCCAAAGACTGCACATTTCTTGGACAGTCTAACTTCCACGACAGGATCCTCTCCCAGCCTGCTTAGTTCTAAGACCACCGCTCCTTTTTCTCTCAGGATCCAAGCTCACTGCTATTAACATTCTCTCGCAACCCATCCCCACCACCGACACGGGAAAACCCACGAAGATTTTCAAACAAGAGatcaaaaaatagttaaaagtCCCTAGATTATGCCACAAGCTTCTAGCTTGAAGGTAGCCTTGATTTGCTCCATTTTTTACACacagaaagaaggaaagattgagaaggaaaaaacgaaaagaaaaggagaataatACTAAAATCTTGGAGGAGGGATTGTGTTTTGTGTGTGTATCCTTGGTCCTTGCTctctttggttttggtttctcACTTGGCTTGGTGAGGTTTCAGGATTGAGAGCTCAGctgctttctttctctttctctttctctttccttccttctgaTAATATTCTCTTCTgattgtgttgtgtttgaaaaaagactttctttttctctttttttttataggtgtttaAACGACTTTATAGGTGACCTTGAAGGCTAGGATCGAGAATTTTTATAGAGTATGGTTATTGTCTTTGTAAAAAGAACTAGATGTAATGTACGCGCAATGTTTGTGTGTTATCATAAGTttgtggaaaaaataaaaaacaaattatatataaaaaaattattgtaatctactatatttatatttttaagaaaaaaactataaaattaaatttttaaccagtttaatattaaaaaaataaaattgacaaagattattttagaaaaaattattaaaaaaaacaaaagaaaataaaaatcatacatggaaacactgtagcaatctatagtgtttcatgaggaaatatacagttgtaattcttaactggctcaataataataaaattgataaagataattaaaaaaaaaggcataacaaaaaaaaaccatgcagggaacactgtagcaatccacagtgtttcatgagaaaatatacagttgtaattctcaaccagttcaataataataaaatcaataaagataatttaaaaaaaatcataacaaaaaaaactatgtggggaACACggtagtaatccacagtgttttaaaaaaaaactataaaactaaattttcaaccaactcaatatttaaaaaatcaaatcaacaaaaataattcaaaaaaaaacaattttggacaaaaaattaaaaaaaatggaaaaaaaatataaagctaaattctcaaccaactcaatattgaaaaaataaattcgacaaagataatttaaaaaaaaatatggggaagcaatgcaacaaaacaaaaaccatatggggaaaacactgtagtaatctatagtatttgtttttagaaaaactacgaagctaaagtttcaaccaactcaatatgaaaaaaataaaatcgataaagtccattttttttaaaaaaaaagaaaaaaatcataaaaaagaagaaaaaaaccatgtagggaaatattatagcaattcataatatttttttaaaaaaactacatggttaaattctggaaaaaaaattagcaaaggtaattttgaaaaaaaacaaaaaaaaagagaagaataaatcaattttagagggaaaaaagaaaaaaaacatataacatgaaaaataaaacaaaaaaatacatataagaaaaattatagtaCTTTCCCCACACgttttataatattgataagTATaaggtgatatatatatatatatatatatgggttaaataaatgaaattaaggatataaaataaattttaaagtaaatttatgtatttttaaaaaacaaaatatagagaaaaacaTGTCTCATTTAtctcatttgtattttttttatctatgataataattaatattagagatccataaataattattaatatttacttaaaggaataatagagaaaataaatttgagcCTAGGAGAAAGTGTTTTTATCACTTTTTAATACCtactgatataattttttatttcattgtttttttttaaattgagtttataGAGTAAATATTGAACTATTTGAATATTCTAAAATTTTCCGCTAGCATCATCATCCTCCTCGAAATTAAAGAGTGTTACTTTAGAAGtaaaatctatttaatcttTTGATGAGAGAGTGTTTCTTTAACATTATATAAGATATAGATTTGATGATGTCTTGAAATTCAAATGACCTTGTCGATATCATAAAAGgattttttgtgaattttaggaatttttaatatttaaataaatatttttttaaaaaaatacaatgatattataaataaatataatgataatataaaaaaatctctaacaATATATATGTTGTGCATAATAGAGCTTATGAACCTATTCTTTGAAGGAATCATTAGTCTTTTAGAATCTATaaatcttttccttttatgaaaatgaaaaattataatgtcaTTTTACTTTGATAgcatttaaatagaaaaaaatatatcttacatataattaataagaataaatattttttatacatgattaataataataaatatctcttatacaTAATTAACAAGGAATAAAGTatcaaattcttttaaaaacttttgtACATCTAAAAATCTAGAGAGATgagtattttttacttcaattatttatgttaagggtcacaacaaaaacaaatggagTCTTGTGATTCGACAAGGAGTttagaaaaatcatcaattctACATTTTATTCGAACTCTATGAGATGTTGAGCTTAAAGATGTTAAGTTTGGCGGTCTGCTAGATTCATACGTATTTAGACTCGATATGTAACTTAACTCAAAAATATTAGGTCATTACTGCAcctttgattattttgttgaagacggattttaggaagaaaaaaataacataaaatatgtTGATCCATCacatttaaaaatcttaaaaataattttaattttgattggaTAATAATTAccataggataaaaaaaacatcattttcaaatttaaaagagagaACCACGTAAACAATATTACGTTTGAAGCTCTAAAACTTCATTGTTGTATatgatgaggaaaaaaaatcacaaatgagATATATTTAATAGGTTATGTTAACTGAaattacattttgtttttaaataattttaataatataactctctattaatctgaattttattttttaaaaataaggttggaattcaaaacaataaaaataaaccttCTTGGTAATGGATTacttgattatgaattgataaaACTAGTTATTTGACTCACGTTTTGCCACgaattagataataataataaaacatacaAGTCTTTCCAatgtatttttacaaaaaaaacataattataaattaaaaagtctaagcatgcatttaattaaataaatcaataactatttttctcaatatatataaaaatagcatTAATGGTTCTATTCGACTTGCCTCGTTGTGGGTCGaataattttattctaatataaaaaaataaatgtataagtgttattaatatattttttgacattgattaaaagatataattataaattagaaagccaatacttatatataagaaaataaatcgGGTGTCATATAAGTTAATAAAGACTTATAaaacctcaaattaatttttaatgtaataaaaaaatagtataatatTGCATTTGCtatagtaaaatattatttacttttagttttgtataatatttaaaaaaagtgtaaaaaaataaaaaagaattaagacatgaaaaaaatggtatgaataaataaatatagagtgataaatatttcaaatataaagaataaaatctaagaaattttttaaaaataaataccaaaaaagtataatttttctACCGTTACAGTGAAAAAATCAGTGAAGATATTTTTACAGTGAAAAagggtttgtttttaattaatatatatatatatatatatattatttaataaaacctaagaaataaataaaaaaatacttgaaaggGCACCATATTAAACACAAGGAgagggagggggagagagagagagtgggatTGGGATTGGTTGGGAAAGAAGCATGGATTTGAGAGGAAATTACAAGGGAT from the Populus nigra chromosome 1, ddPopNigr1.1, whole genome shotgun sequence genome contains:
- the LOC133668672 gene encoding transcription factor LHW-like; this encodes MGLLLREVLKILCGVNQWCYAVFWKIGCQNPKLLIWEECHYEPTSCSVPPSTSGTENLALPFGEWEGHFGSDVHSSQLGIQAGGRLCSLINKMMVNNQVNIVGEGIVGRVAFTGNHEWILANNYSKDAHPPEVLNEVHHQFSAGMQTIAVIPVCPHGVLQLGSSLAILENIGFVNNVKSLILQLGCVPGALLSDNHMEKETTERIGMPISCGMALPVCFSGTYKVPSSTPSLADSCNQQIISSQEASRIVGQPSCSQNRQVQDDQHATSSAIHIPNATGILAKSCDDFREPKITSLVKPDNPFMGQLANGVVGAEVIPSNPGAWLNHQTASSSLRLGFNHRPIISQSNTNSSILKLLEQQIFSDVGAQNHVSHYKNESNGLTMAHPRTNEGHFLTSTGGSHISGQLPSEVGTKRRANSNLCSLLKPQKLADINHSSTLLAGVGTQNVGSSRAEDDHLSGLLDQSSASGILSRGSNLEYPHTDVKPTKKEATTMEKKIEGDLFQALNVPLTQPGEHVYLSENVLGSVNDCLMSASGSQNTVTVNAKREEPCAQPPSGDDLYDILGVEFKNKLLNGKWNNLLGDEPCVKKTQDMFKDASTFMSIREANSDLFSLTGGVSDSNMFSDLGTDHLLDAVVSKAHSAAKQSSDDNISCRTTLTKISTPSFPGGSANYGRIGMCDQVQRELISLPKRAGTIASSSFRSGCSKDDVGTCSQTTSIYGSQLSSWVEQGHNAGHDCSVSTAFSKKNDETSKPNRKRLKAGENPRPRPKDRQMIQDRVKELREIVPNGAKCSIDALLERTIKHMLFLQSVTKHADKLKQTGDSKLLNKESGLLLKENFEGGATWAFEVGSQSMVCPIIVEDLNPPRQMLVEMLCEERGFFLEIADLIRGLGLTILKGVMETRNDKIWARFAVEANRDVTRMEIFMSLVQLLEQTVKGSAPPVGALENGNTMVHHTFPQATSIPATGMPSSLQ